A single genomic interval of Acidobacteriota bacterium harbors:
- a CDS encoding Trm112 family protein: protein MSLSPDFLEIVRCPACKARVELKPDGSGLKCVECRRVYPIRDDIPIMLIDEAQIEAEAPAPR from the coding sequence ATGAGTTTGAGTCCTGACTTTTTAGAAATCGTCCGCTGCCCGGCCTGCAAAGCGCGCGTCGAATTGAAGCCCGATGGCAGCGGCTTGAAATGCGTCGAATGCCGCCGCGTCTATCCGATCCGCGACGACATCCCGATCATGCTGATTGACGAAGCGCAAATCGAAGCCGAAGCGCCCGCGCCTCGCTAA